The genomic region ATGCCCACGGCGAAGGCAACGGCATCCGCTACGGGCTGAGCTCCATGCAGGGCTGGCGAGTGGAGATGGAAGACGCCCACAGTGCCGCGCTGGGACTGGCCGTGCCCGGACTGAGCGACTGGTCCTTTTTTGCCGTCTACGACGGCCACGCGGGCTCCAGGGTGGCCAACTACTGCTCCAAGCACCTCCTGGAACACATCATCAGCGCCAGTTTCGGGGTGGTGGGGCAGCAGAGCTCGACGGACGCCTCGACGGGCACCTCGGAGAGCGCCTCCGACGCCCCTCCGGCCGAGTTCCCCCGTTCAGTGGAGGCAGTGAAGACAGGCATCCGGGAGGGCTTCCTGAGGATCGACGAGCACATGCGCAGCTTCTCAGACCTGCGCAACGGCATGGACCGGAGCGGCTCCACGGCCGTAGGTGTGCTCCTGTCACCCGAGCATTTCTATTTCATGAACTGCGGCGATTCACGAGCCGTCTTGTACCGCAATTTCGAAGTGTGCTTCTCCACGCACGACCACAAGCCGTGCAACCCGCGCGAGCGGGAGCGTATCCAGAACGCCGGCGGATCTGTCATGATCCAGAGGGTGAATGGGTCACTGGCTGTCTCCCGGGCCTTGGGGGACTATGACTACAAGTGCGTGGTCGGCCGGGGCCCCACCGAGCAGCTGGTCAGCCCCGAGCCGGAGGTTGTCGAGATGCTTCGGACACCCGAGCAGGATCAGTTTGTCATCCTGGCCTGCGACGGAATCTGGGACGTCATGTCCAACGAGGAGCTGTGCGAGTTTGTCAAATCCCGCCTGGAAGTGTCCGACGACCTGGagagagtttgcaatgaagtGGTGGACACCTGTCTGCACAAGGTTTGCGTGGAAGGAGGGGCAGATCTTGGCACAAAGGCACCGACTGCGTTCTCACCCGTTTACTCTTTCCCGCCGTCTGCCTTAGGGGAGCCGGGATAACATGAGCGTCGTCTTGGTGTGTTTGCCCAACACTCCCAAAGTGTCACCGGAAGCCGTGAGCAGAGACGCCGAGCTCAACCACTACCTGGAGTCCCGCGTGGAAGGTGAGTTTGACCCAAAGCCCCCCCcacccgctttttttttttttcttcagtcttTGCCCCTCTATTGTCTAACCGCCTCCAACCGAGTTAAACCTCATTCAATCCAGTGACCTCCCTTTCCATTTCAGCAAACATCTTTCTTCCCCCTCGCGGCCCTCCGACATGTTTTTCTCGTCTCCCTCGCTCAGACATGCAGCGTCTTCTCTGCTCTCCCCCGTCGGCCCCCTCTGTCTCTCGTCCCTCTCGAGGGCCataaagcctttttaatttgctCGTTTGCTCTTTTCCGCGGCAACGAGGACTCTCCAACTGTTTGACATTATGGTCAAATCATCCATATAGATGTTCACCGAATGGATTTATCGGTGTCTTGGCGCGGAATGAAGTCTTTTAGCATTGCTTGCTAATGTAAATGTTTTGGCTTATTGGGCAGTTTCCTGCTGGTAGACCCCAAAAGAGAAAAAGGGAGAGGAATGTTTTGGCTGAACATTTGATTGGCAACTTGCCACCACAGTCAACTTTTCTCCACGTTATTTTCAGCGATGCTGTCGGGGCCGGCCGACGAGGGCTTTCCCGACCTGGCGACGGTGATGCGGAACCTGTCGGCTGACGGCGGCATGCCGGCTCTGCCGCCAGGGGGAGGCCTTGCCAGCAAGTAAGAGCCCCCCTCGCCGCCACCATAAGGTGTTTTCTTTTTGGGCAAACCTCAACACGCCAACACTTAAAGGAGACATAGCATGCGAAAAGCGTGACTTTTGAATTGCTTGGTTACAAAGAGTTAAGTCTTCTTTAAACAGACAGTTGAGATTATTCTGTTATTCTTCAGTAGTTAAGGTaggatattttttattttattttagaaatgtttggggggggggggggcgtggtgGGGGGGCGTTGCCTTTAAATGATGGCTCAAGTAATCTATTATTAACGGACATTCTCCATAACAATGGTTAGACTCTTTGGGACGCCATCTTAGTCAATTAAATTGTTGGTGCCTTTAACATCCTACTGATGTTGCCAAGCAGCCTGAGAAGAGCCTAACCTAAAAGTTTCTTCCCTTGATGTTTCTATGGAGTTGTTAACTATAATACTCAAAATGTGTCTCTTTTGGCTCGTCGTTTGAATTAATTGCACTGTTCTTCTTGCAGACAAAGCGTTATCGAAGCGATCTACAACAGTCTAAATCCGTACAGAGAAGAAGAAGGGGTCAGTATCCGCCGTGCTATCCACGAATTTGTGTCTTCATCATTTGACAAGTCCAAATGACTGCTGCGGAGGGCGGCGCTGTGTTCACGAGTGTGTTTTTGCAAGTGTCCCGTTGTCGCTTGAAGCAGTTTGTTTGTTCAGCGCCTCCATGATTGTAATGTCATTGTTTCAGAAGACCTTTTCTTTGATACTCAGGCTTTGAGCACGTTGCCGTATTGGACTAAGTTCCCCGGTGTATACTTACGGGCAACGTGTCACTCTTTGGACCGCTAACCAGGTCAAAATACTGAATTTGCACCCTCTTCCCCTTGCCACATTAAACTTAAGGACTTCTAAATGTTATGGTCCACAATTTTGCCCTTCTGAcacgttttgtttgtttctgcaTAACCAATATAATACTTTTGTCAAtccatttcaaatgtgaaagacaTGAAACGGGCCACGTGCGCAGATGCCCGAGTTGGGTTTCCGTAGCGTCACAAATGTCAACAGTGTGCAGTGGCAGCACAcgaaacacaataaataaataaattgatagAAGTATTTGAAGTTGGTCTAGGCTGACCCATCCCGGTTGATTGACGTGTGGATTACCTCCACGGAAAAATCAAATGCAAATTGGCGCTTGAAGTTGCTGTGCACGTGAAGCCATAGCAGGATGGAAAACGCGTGTCTAACTGTCTTCACCCTCTGATTAACGCAGCCCTCCTGTTTCATTTGGTAAGTGATGACCTAAATAATCGCACCgcccggccctcgacttcctcTTTTCCCGCCACTTGCTCTCACCTCTACGCATACGACCTCACGTAGTCTCGCAGGCATGTCGAAGGGCCGACCCACCTTTTCTGTCCACCTCCCCTCCGCGTCCACTCGACGCTAGCATGCGGAGGCGCGCTTTGTGTGCCGACAATGGACTGACCCCTTTATGTCAAACATGCATGCACCTaccagacacccccccccccccgcccttatGGCAGCCTCTTCTTCAACCGCACGCAACAGCAGCAGTAGTTGCTGTCCGTCACTTCCTGTCAACAAGTCCTTCAAGTTCTTGCGCAGCCCTGAGAGAATAGAAATTGTGTCCCGCTtgctttcacttttattttgtgttcagGGTGCTCACTGGAAGCGTCTTTACATTATAACCACtttctcttttcctccctctgTCCATAATGTGACCCCGtcctgtcctcctcctcctcctcctccttcttctctctTGGCGGGATGACTGTCCTCCCTTCAGAGCGGTGCCAACTTGGAGTGTCACTGGTAGAAGTTCCTGATCTGCCTGGAGGACTTAAAACAGACACTCTTACTAAAAAAAGATCCAGGAttg from Syngnathus typhle isolate RoL2023-S1 ecotype Sweden linkage group LG8, RoL_Styp_1.0, whole genome shotgun sequence harbors:
- the ppm1ba gene encoding protein phosphatase 1B isoform X3, with the translated sequence MGAFLDKPKTEKHNAHGEGNGIRYGLSSMQGWRVEMEDAHSAALGLAVPGLSDWSFFAVYDGHAGSRVANYCSKHLLEHIISASFGVVGQQSSTDASTGTSESASDAPPAEFPRSVEAVKTGIREGFLRIDEHMRSFSDLRNGMDRSGSTAVGVLLSPEHFYFMNCGDSRAVLYRNFEVCFSTHDHKPCNPRERERIQNAGGSVMIQRVNGSLAVSRALGDYDYKCVVGRGPTEQLVSPEPEVVEMLRTPEQDQFVILACDGIWDVMSNEELCEFVKSRLEVSDDLERVCNEVVDTCLHKGSRDNMSVVLVCLPNTPKVSPEAVSRDAELNHYLESRVEAMLSGPADEGFPDLATVMRNLSADGGMPALPPGGGLASKQSVIEAIYNSLNPYREEEGPSCFIW
- the ppm1ba gene encoding protein phosphatase 1B isoform X4, whose protein sequence is MGAFLDKPKTEKHNAHGEGNGIRYGLSSMQGWRVEMEDAHSAALGLAVPGLSDWSFFAVYDGHAGSRVANYCSKHLLEHIISASFGVVGQQSSTDASTGTSESASDAPPAEFPRSVEAVKTGIREGFLRIDEHMRSFSDLRNGMDRSGSTAVGVLLSPEHFYFMNCGDSRAVLYRNFEVCFSTHDHKPCNPRERERIQNAGGSVMIQRVNGSLAVSRALGDYDYKCVVGRGPTEQLVSPEPEVVEMLRTPEQDQFVILACDGIWDVMSNEELCEFVKSRLEVSDDLERVCNEVVDTCLHKGSRDNMSVVLVCLPNTPKVSPEAVSRDAELNHYLESRVEAMLSGPADEGFPDLATVMRNLSADGGMPALPPGGGLASKQSVIEAIYNSLNPYREEEGPSCFI
- the ppm1ba gene encoding protein phosphatase 1B isoform X2 — protein: MGAFLDKPKTEKHNAHGEGNGIRYGLSSMQGWRVEMEDAHSAALGLAVPGLSDWSFFAVYDGHAGSRVANYCSKHLLEHIISASFGVVGQQSSTDASTGTSESASDAPPAEFPRSVEAVKTGIREGFLRIDEHMRSFSDLRNGMDRSGSTAVGVLLSPEHFYFMNCGDSRAVLYRNFEVCFSTHDHKPCNPRERERIQNAGGSVMIQRVNGSLAVSRALGDYDYKCVVGRGPTEQLVSPEPEVVEMLRTPEQDQFVILACDGIWDVMSNEELCEFVKSRLEVSDDLERVCNEVVDTCLHKGSRDNMSVVLVCLPNTPKVSPEAVSRDAELNHYLESRVEAMLSGPADEGFPDLATVMRNLSADGGMPALPPGGGLASKQSVIEAIYNSLNPYREEEGSGANLECHW
- the ppm1ba gene encoding protein phosphatase 1B isoform X1 produces the protein MGAFLDKPKTEKHNAHGEGNGIRYGLSSMQGWRVEMEDAHSAALGLAVPGLSDWSFFAVYDGHAGSRVANYCSKHLLEHIISASFGVVGQQSSTDASTGTSESASDAPPAEFPRSVEAVKTGIREGFLRIDEHMRSFSDLRNGMDRSGSTAVGVLLSPEHFYFMNCGDSRAVLYRNFEVCFSTHDHKPCNPRERERIQNAGGSVMIQRVNGSLAVSRALGDYDYKCVVGRGPTEQLVSPEPEVVEMLRTPEQDQFVILACDGIWDVMSNEELCEFVKSRLEVSDDLERVCNEVVDTCLHKGSRDNMSVVLVCLPNTPKVSPEAVSRDAELNHYLESRVEAMLSGPADEGFPDLATVMRNLSADGGMPALPPGGGLASKQSVIEAIYNSLNPYREEEGVSIRRAIHEFVSSSFDKSK